The following are encoded together in the Cheilinus undulatus linkage group 3, ASM1832078v1, whole genome shotgun sequence genome:
- the LOC121507022 gene encoding piggyBac transposable element-derived protein 4-like, whose translation MTKRTKKTKHTVPEPLNSGDKEQERDESEGEMSEEVDRQPSDVGSDSEWEPPLVSKRPRGGEGQESSSVAESSPPAFKRCASSKKKPRGTRKGRGRGRGRGINSSSSQASSETPGQGWNGVDVPDIVPPQPIFRPARTPGPQLILTSSYTALQLFQLFLTKPSLKTIVQNTNDFGIAYYAKISSPWTDFTIEDMYSFMSLLIYMGLVKCTAFLDYWKDSNLYNFQFPRQVMAVKRFLRINQALHLCSPEADAENERKKGTADFDHLCKIKPLYEEIKEACKRSYHPSQEIAIDERIIATKSRTGPKQHLNNDSVRWGYKLFVLADSNNAYTWDFFVYDGKMEKKSGKGLGYDSVMELMDSRLLGSGYKLFVDSFFTSPALFRDLLEKKIWACGTILKNNSGFPKTGVDGLDSKSPRGSIRWIRDDSVLFLQWRDAKEVLLCSTLHTAHTDDKVKRRVRNAEGQGVLKDVSIPPAAKDYNQFIGGVDFSDSLIGYYSVNHKTRMWYKTFFYHFMDVAIVNAYILHKEIAKSKGEVPLPQKAFRETLAQELAEVGSRPKTKPMPPPGSSGASHRLVHISGDSTVGRRTCKLCQKKTPVKCTSCDIPLCFVPARDCYNEWHAAHNL comes from the exons ATGACGAAGAGGACGAAGAAAACTAAACACACTGTCCCAGAGCCCCTCAATAGCGGAGACAAGGAACAGGAAAGAGACGAATCAGAGGGAGAAATGTCAGAGGAAGTGGACAG GCAACCGTCTGATGTAGGGTCAGATTCAGAGTGGGAGCCACCCCTAGTCAGCAAGCGGCCCCGTGGAGGAGAGGGGCAAGAGAGTTCCTCAGTTGCAGAGTCCAGTCCTCCAGCTTTCAAGAGATGCGCTTCTAGCAAAAAGAAACCTAGAGGCACACGGAAGGGCAGGGGGCGTGGACGGGGGAGAGGCATCAACAGCAGCAGTAGTCAAGCATCATCAGAAACACCtggacaaggatggaatggtGTTGATGTCCCAGACATCGTCCCACCACAGCCCATCTTTAGACCAGCACGCACACCGGGACCCCAGCTTATTCTTACATCTTCTTACACAGCCCTGCAGCTGTTCCAGCTTTTCCTAACCAAGCCTTCTCTAAAGACAATAGTTCAAAATACCAATGACTTTGGCATAGCTTACTACGCAAAAATCTCCTCCCCCTGGACTGACTTTACCATAGAGGACATGTATTCATTCATGTCCTTACTCATATACATGGGTTTGGTAAAATGCACCGCATTTTTAGATTACTGGAAAGACAGTAACCTTTACAACTTCCAGTTCCCGAGACAGGTAATGGCTGTAAAGAGGTTCCTCAGGATAAACCAGGCTCTTCACCTTTGTAGCCCAGAGGCGGATGCTGAAAATGAGAGGAAGAAAGGCACAGCAGATTTTGATCACCTCTGTAAAATAAAGCCACTCTATGAGGAGATAAAAGAGGCTTGTAAAAGGAGCTATCATCCCAGCCAGGAAATTGCCATTGATGAGAGAATAATTGCCACAAAATCACGGACTGGTCCCAAGCAACACTTGAATAACGACTCTGTTCGTTGGGGATACAAGCTCTTTGTTTTGGCTGACTCCAATAATGCATATACTTGGGACTTTTTTGTGTATGATGGAAagatggagaagaagagtggtaAGGGGCTTGGTTATGACTCAGTGATGGAGCTGATGGATTCACGTTTGCTCGGCTCTGGCTACAAGCTGTTCGTAGACAGCTTTTTCACAAGTCCTGCTCTTTTTCGTGACCTCCTTGAGAAGAAGATTTGGGCATGTGGAACCATTCTTAAGAACAATTCTGGCTTTCCAAAAACAGGAGTCGATGGTCTGGATTCAAAATCTCCCCGTGGCAGCATACGCTGGATTAGGGATGACTCAGTCCTCTTTCTCCAGTGGAGAGATGCAAAAGAAGTCTTGCTGTGTTCGACTCTCCACACCGCACACACAGACGACAAAGTTAAAAGGAGGGTCAGGAATGCAGAAGGGCAGGGGGTGCTGAAGGATGTCTCAATTCCACCTGCAGCCAAGGACTACAACCA ATTTATAGGTGGAGTGGACTTCTCTGACTCCCTCATAGGGTACTACAGCGTCAACCATAAAACCCGGATGTGGTACAAGACATTCTTTTACCACTTCATGGACGTCGCCATAGTGAACGCCTACATCCTCCACAAAGAGATCGCAAAAAGTAAAGGAGAGGTACCTCTGCCTCAGAAGGCATTCAGAGAGACCCTCGCACAAGAGCTGGCAGAGGTGGGGTCACGCCCCAAAACCAAACCCATGCCACCTCCTGGTTCAAGTGGAGCCAGTCACAGGCTGGTACACATCAGCGGGGACAGCACTGTTGGCCGACGGACTTGCAAACTCTGCCAAAAAAAGACCCCAGTGAAGTGCACCTCTTGTGATATCCCTTTGTGCTTCGTCCCTGCTAGAGACTGCTACAATGAGTGGCATGCTGCTCATAATCTATAG